A genomic segment from Paramixta manurensis encodes:
- the prmA gene encoding 50S ribosomal protein L11 methyltransferase — MPWIQIKINTTGAHAEELGDALIEQGAVSVTFQDTHDTPVFEPLPGETRLWGDTDVIGLFDAETEMREVVAGLQYHPLLGEGFRHKIEQIEDKDWEREWMENFHPMRFGKRLWICPSWRDVPDPNAVNVMLDPGLAFGTGTHPTTALCLAWLDGLDLEGKTVIDFGCGSGILAIAALKLGAAQAIGIDIDPQAIQASRDNAQRNGVDDRLSLYLPHQQPANLSADVVVANILAGPLRELAPLIRVLPKNGGHLGLSGILASQAESVCEAYAEAFILDPVEEKEEWCRITGLRGA; from the coding sequence ATGCCTTGGATACAAATCAAGATCAATACCACTGGCGCTCATGCTGAAGAGCTGGGCGATGCGTTAATCGAACAGGGGGCGGTGTCGGTCACCTTCCAGGATACGCATGACACACCGGTATTTGAGCCGCTGCCCGGCGAAACACGTTTATGGGGCGATACCGATGTCATTGGCTTGTTTGATGCGGAAACCGAGATGCGTGAAGTTGTCGCCGGCTTGCAATACCATCCGCTATTGGGCGAGGGGTTTCGTCACAAGATTGAGCAGATCGAAGATAAAGATTGGGAACGCGAATGGATGGAGAATTTTCATCCGATGCGTTTTGGCAAGCGTCTCTGGATCTGCCCAAGCTGGCGCGATGTCCCGGATCCCAACGCGGTAAATGTGATGCTCGACCCCGGCCTGGCGTTCGGTACCGGTACTCATCCGACTACCGCACTTTGCCTGGCCTGGCTGGACGGCCTCGATCTCGAAGGTAAAACGGTGATCGATTTCGGCTGCGGTTCTGGGATCTTGGCGATTGCGGCCCTGAAACTTGGCGCGGCGCAGGCCATTGGGATTGATATCGATCCGCAAGCGATCCAGGCTAGCCGTGATAATGCTCAGCGTAACGGCGTTGACGATCGCCTGTCGCTCTATCTGCCACATCAACAGCCTGCCAACCTTAGCGCTGATGTCGTGGTCGCCAATATTCTTGCCGGCCCTCTGCGTGAATTAGCGCCGTTGATTCGCGTGCTGCCGAAAAATGGCGGTCATCTCGGGCTTTCCGGCATTTTAGCCAGCCAGGCAGAAAGCGTCTGCGAAGCATACGCCGAGGCTTTTATTCTCGACCCGGTGGAAGAGAAAGAAGAGTGGTGCCGCATTACTGGTCTTCGCGGCGCTTAG
- the panF gene encoding sodium/pantothenate symporter, giving the protein METDVILPLLGYLVLVAFLSVYAMRKRRSGSFLQEYFLGSRSMGGFVLAMTLTTTYISASSFIGGPGAAYKYGLGWVLLAMVQVPTVWLSLGVLGKKFAILARRYNAVTLNDMLYARYRSPLLVWLASLALLVAFIGAMTVQFVGGARLLETAAGIPYSTGLLIFGGTIALYTAFGGFRASVLNDAMQGLVMLIGTFLLLFAVIHAAGGMHAAVTKLQQIDPRLISPQGVDNIINPTFLASFSVLVCFGVIGLPHTAVRCISYKDSKAVHRGMIIGTIVLAVLMLGMHLAGALGRAILPNLTVPDLVIPTLMITVLPPFAAGIFLAAPMAAIMSTINAQLLQSSATIVKDLYLRLQPQQIDNEARLRHFSGLVTLILGLLLLLAAWNPPDMIIWLNLLAFGGLEAVFLWPLVLGLYWERANAAGALSGMIVGAAVYTLLASLNVQVAGFHPIVPALLISLIAFIIGNQFERSPASPHDASTL; this is encoded by the coding sequence ATGGAAACCGACGTTATTCTGCCGTTGTTAGGCTATCTGGTGTTGGTTGCCTTTCTCTCTGTGTATGCAATGCGCAAACGCCGTAGCGGCAGCTTCCTGCAAGAATATTTTCTCGGCAGCCGCTCTATGGGCGGCTTCGTACTGGCGATGACGCTGACCACCACCTATATTAGCGCCAGTTCATTTATTGGCGGCCCCGGCGCCGCCTACAAATATGGTTTAGGTTGGGTCTTGCTGGCGATGGTCCAAGTGCCAACCGTGTGGCTCTCGTTAGGTGTGTTAGGCAAGAAGTTCGCTATTCTGGCCCGGCGCTATAACGCGGTTACACTCAACGACATGCTCTACGCGCGTTATCGCAGCCCGCTGCTGGTTTGGCTGGCCAGCCTGGCCTTGCTGGTCGCCTTTATCGGCGCCATGACAGTACAATTTGTTGGCGGCGCGCGCCTGCTGGAAACAGCCGCCGGGATCCCGTATAGCACCGGGCTATTAATTTTTGGCGGCACCATCGCGCTCTATACCGCCTTTGGCGGCTTCCGCGCCAGCGTATTGAATGACGCGATGCAAGGTCTGGTGATGTTGATCGGCACCTTCTTACTGCTATTTGCGGTGATCCATGCCGCAGGCGGTATGCATGCCGCCGTAACAAAACTACAGCAAATCGATCCACGGCTGATTTCGCCACAGGGCGTCGATAATATTATTAACCCCACCTTTCTCGCTTCATTTTCAGTACTGGTCTGCTTCGGCGTCATCGGCCTGCCGCATACCGCGGTACGTTGCATCTCTTATAAAGACAGCAAAGCCGTGCATCGCGGCATGATTATCGGCACCATTGTGTTAGCGGTACTGATGCTGGGAATGCATTTAGCGGGCGCATTAGGGCGGGCCATTCTGCCTAACCTTACCGTACCGGACCTGGTGATCCCAACACTGATGATCACCGTGCTGCCACCGTTCGCCGCCGGGATCTTTCTCGCCGCGCCAATGGCGGCGATCATGTCGACCATCAACGCTCAACTTTTGCAATCTTCCGCTACCATCGTCAAAGATCTCTATCTGCGCTTACAGCCGCAACAGATCGATAATGAGGCGCGGTTACGTCATTTTTCCGGTCTGGTCACCTTGATCCTTGGATTGTTACTATTGCTCGCCGCGTGGAATCCACCGGATATGATTATTTGGCTCAACCTGCTGGCATTCGGTGGCTTAGAGGCGGTGTTCCTCTGGCCGCTGGTGTTAGGGTTGTATTGGGAACGTGCCAATGCGGCCGGCGCCTTAAGCGGAATGATCGTTGGCGCGGCGGTATATACTTTATTGGCCAGTTTAAATGTGCAGGTCGCGGGCTTCCATCCGATTGTCCCGGCTCTGCTCATCAGTCTGATCGCCTTTATTATTGGTAACCAGTTTGAGCGCTCGCCGGCTTCACCACACGACGCGTCAACCCTGTAG
- a CDS encoding YhdT family protein has translation MDTRFLQAHKEARWSLFLAIAWLVVWAGSAWLGGNTPGVTGLPRWFELSCLFAPLLFIVLCWLMIRLLFRDISLED, from the coding sequence ATGGATACGCGTTTTCTTCAGGCGCATAAAGAGGCGCGTTGGTCGCTCTTTCTCGCCATCGCCTGGCTGGTCGTGTGGGCAGGTAGCGCCTGGCTGGGTGGGAACACTCCGGGCGTAACAGGTTTACCACGCTGGTTTGAACTTTCCTGCCTGTTTGCGCCACTGCTGTTTATTGTTCTCTGCTGGCTTATGATTCGCCTCTTATTCCGCGACATCTCACTGGAGGATTAA
- the accC gene encoding acetyl-CoA carboxylase biotin carboxylase subunit: MLDKIVIANRGEIALRILRACKELGIKTVAVHSTADRDLKHVLLADETVCIGPAQSVKSYLNIPALISAAEITGAVAIHPGYGFLSENADFAEQVERSGFIFIGPKADTIRLMGDKVSAINAMKKAGVPCVPGSDGPLNDDMEKNRAFAKRIGYPVIIKASGGGGGRGMRVVRSDKDLEQSINMTRAEAKAAFNNDMVYMEKYLENPRHIEVQVLADGQGNAIYLAERDCSMQRRHQKVVEEAPAPGITAELRRYIGERCSKACIEIGYRGAGTFEFLYENGEFYFIEMNTRIQVEHPVTEMITGVDLIKEQLRIAAGQPLSIKQEEVTIKGHAVECRINAEDPNTFLPSPGKITRFHAPGGFGVRWESHIYAGYTVPPYYDSMIGKLITYGENRDVAIARMRNALAELIVDGIKTNVELQMKIMSDENFQHGGTNIHYLEKKLGLQEK, translated from the coding sequence ATGCTGGATAAAATTGTAATTGCTAACCGTGGTGAGATTGCGCTGCGCATTTTGCGTGCCTGTAAAGAGCTGGGCATCAAAACCGTCGCGGTACACTCCACCGCGGATCGCGACCTGAAACACGTACTGCTGGCGGATGAGACGGTTTGTATCGGTCCGGCGCAGTCGGTAAAAAGCTACCTGAATATTCCCGCGCTAATTTCCGCTGCGGAAATTACCGGCGCGGTGGCGATTCACCCAGGCTACGGTTTCTTGTCTGAGAATGCGGACTTCGCCGAGCAGGTTGAACGTTCCGGCTTTATTTTTATCGGCCCGAAAGCAGATACCATTCGTCTAATGGGCGATAAAGTTTCCGCTATCAATGCGATGAAAAAAGCGGGTGTTCCTTGCGTACCCGGTTCCGATGGCCCGCTTAATGATGATATGGAAAAGAACCGCGCTTTCGCTAAGCGCATTGGTTATCCGGTCATCATCAAGGCTTCCGGCGGCGGCGGCGGGCGTGGTATGCGCGTCGTGCGCAGTGATAAAGACCTGGAACAATCCATCAACATGACGCGGGCGGAAGCAAAAGCAGCTTTCAACAACGACATGGTGTACATGGAGAAGTACCTGGAAAACCCACGCCATATCGAAGTTCAGGTATTGGCGGATGGTCAGGGCAACGCCATCTATCTGGCGGAGCGTGATTGCTCAATGCAACGCCGCCATCAGAAAGTGGTCGAGGAAGCCCCGGCACCAGGTATCACGGCAGAATTACGTCGCTATATCGGCGAGCGTTGTTCTAAAGCCTGTATCGAAATCGGCTATCGCGGCGCCGGGACTTTTGAGTTCCTGTACGAAAACGGCGAGTTTTATTTCATTGAAATGAACACCCGTATTCAGGTTGAACATCCGGTTACCGAGATGATCACCGGTGTGGATTTGATCAAAGAGCAGTTGCGTATTGCCGCCGGTCAGCCTCTGTCGATCAAACAAGAAGAAGTGACCATCAAGGGCCATGCGGTTGAATGCCGTATCAACGCCGAAGATCCAAATACGTTCCTGCCGAGCCCGGGTAAAATTACCCGTTTTCATGCGCCGGGCGGGTTTGGCGTACGTTGGGAATCGCATATTTATGCGGGTTATACCGTGCCGCCTTACTACGACTCCATGATCGGCAAGCTGATCACTTACGGTGAAAATCGTGATGTGGCGATTGCGCGCATGAGAAACGCGCTGGCGGAACTGATTGTTGATGGTATTAAGACTAACGTCGAACTGCAGATGAAAATCATGTCCGACGAAAACTTCCAGCACGGTGGAACCAATATCCACTATCTGGAGAAGAAACTCGGGCTGCAAGAGAAGTAA
- the accB gene encoding acetyl-CoA carboxylase biotin carboxyl carrier protein, translated as MDIRKIKKLIELVEESGIAELEISEGEESVRISRAPANMGYPVMQQAYAAPVPQPQPALATAVAPAPAPVAEASAPELSGHIVRSPMVGTFYRTPSPDAKAFVEVGQKVNAGDTLCIVEAMKMMNQIEADKSGVVKAILVESGQPVEFDEPLVVIE; from the coding sequence ATGGATATTCGTAAAATTAAAAAACTGATCGAACTGGTTGAAGAATCCGGTATCGCTGAACTGGAAATTTCTGAAGGCGAAGAGTCAGTTCGTATCAGTCGTGCACCTGCCAATATGGGTTACCCGGTTATGCAGCAGGCTTATGCCGCGCCGGTACCCCAGCCGCAGCCTGCGCTGGCCACCGCTGTCGCACCTGCGCCAGCGCCGGTTGCCGAAGCGTCTGCCCCTGAGCTGAGCGGTCATATCGTTCGTTCGCCAATGGTCGGTACTTTCTATCGTACGCCAAGCCCGGATGCGAAAGCATTTGTGGAAGTCGGTCAGAAAGTCAACGCTGGCGATACTCTGTGCATCGTTGAAGCAATGAAAATGATGAACCAGATCGAAGCCGATAAATCCGGTGTCGTGAAAGCGATCCTGGTCGAAAGCGGTCAACCGGTTGAATTTGACGAGCCGCTGGTCGTCATCGAATAA
- the aroQ gene encoding type II 3-dehydroquinate dehydratase, with product MAHNFHILLLNGPNLNLLGTREPEKYGKTTLTEIVNSLSAEADALHVKLSHLQSNAEYALIDRIHEAKGNVDYIVINPAAFTHTSVALRDALLAVSIPFIEVHLSNVHAREPFRHHSYLSDISAGVICGLGVDGYSWALQTAVKRLSNSN from the coding sequence ATGGCGCATAATTTTCACATTCTGCTTTTGAATGGTCCCAACCTTAACCTTCTCGGCACGCGTGAGCCTGAGAAGTATGGCAAGACCACGCTCACGGAGATCGTAAATTCTCTGTCGGCGGAAGCGGATGCGCTGCACGTAAAGCTAAGCCATCTCCAGTCTAATGCTGAATATGCTTTGATTGATCGCATTCACGAGGCGAAAGGCAATGTCGATTATATCGTCATCAACCCGGCGGCATTTACCCACACCAGCGTGGCGCTCCGCGATGCGCTGCTGGCGGTGAGCATCCCTTTTATTGAAGTGCATCTCTCCAACGTACATGCCCGTGAACCCTTTCGTCATCACTCATATCTTTCTGATATTTCTGCCGGCGTGATCTGTGGACTTGGCGTCGACGGTTATTCCTGGGCTTTACAGACGGCGGTAAAACGCTTGTCAAATTCAAATTAA
- the msrQ gene encoding protein-methionine-sulfoxide reductase heme-binding subunit MsrQ has product MRLSAKQVTLLKGLLHLAGFLPLLWMLFAISHGGFSADPAKDIQHFTGRMALKFLLGTLLVTPLARYGKQPLLIRTRRLLGLWCFAWATLHLISYSVLELGISNLNLLGSELLSRPYLTLGIISWLLLLALAITSLQKLQRQMGSRWQKLHNFIYLVAILAPIHYLWSVKILSPQPIIYALIAALLLLWRYKKYLKWFAK; this is encoded by the coding sequence CTGCGATTAAGCGCAAAACAGGTCACTTTATTAAAGGGACTGTTACATTTAGCGGGTTTTCTTCCTTTATTGTGGATGCTGTTTGCCATCAGCCACGGCGGGTTTAGCGCCGATCCAGCGAAAGACATTCAGCATTTTACCGGCCGAATGGCGCTAAAATTCCTGCTCGGCACCCTCTTGGTTACCCCGCTGGCACGTTACGGTAAACAGCCTTTGTTGATCCGAACGCGGCGGCTGCTTGGTTTGTGGTGTTTTGCCTGGGCAACGCTGCACTTAATTAGCTACTCGGTGCTGGAACTGGGGATCAGTAACCTCAATTTACTGGGTTCAGAACTGCTTTCACGCCCCTACCTCACGCTGGGTATCATCAGTTGGCTGCTCTTGCTGGCATTAGCAATAACCTCCCTCCAGAAACTACAGCGCCAGATGGGCAGCCGCTGGCAGAAACTGCACAACTTTATCTATCTGGTTGCCATTTTGGCACCGATTCACTACCTTTGGTCAGTGAAAATTTTGTCACCGCAACCCATAATTTATGCTCTGATTGCCGCGTTATTGTTGCTTTGGCGCTACAAAAAATATCTAAAATGGTTCGCCAAATAG
- the msrP gene encoding protein-methionine-sulfoxide reductase catalytic subunit MsrP, whose translation MKPVNKLTEADVTPESIFNQQRREIIKNLGLSAAALSLPTVAHADLLSWFKGNDRPPAPPGPPLHYSKPAQWQAKLTLTPENKVAGYNNFYEFGQDKADPAANASSLKTTDWKIQIDGEVAKPLTLDMDDIFKRFPMEQRIYRMRCVEAWSMVIPWVGFELGKLLTLAQPTSNARFVAFQTLYAPDQMPGQQDRFIGGGLHYPYVEGLRLDEAMNPLTLLSTGVYGKGLPPQNGAPIRLTVPWKYGFKGIKSIVKITLTHNQPPTTWNQSAPNEYGFFANVNPHVDHPRWSQATERFIGPSGILDVKRQPTLLFNGYAEQVASLYHGLDLRENY comes from the coding sequence ATGAAGCCCGTCAATAAGCTGACCGAAGCAGACGTAACGCCGGAAAGCATCTTCAATCAACAGCGCCGGGAAATTATCAAAAACTTAGGTCTGAGCGCGGCGGCCTTGTCATTACCCACCGTCGCGCACGCCGATCTCCTCTCCTGGTTTAAAGGGAATGACCGCCCTCCTGCGCCGCCTGGCCCACCCCTGCATTACAGTAAACCGGCACAATGGCAGGCGAAGCTTACCCTTACTCCAGAAAATAAGGTTGCCGGCTATAACAACTTCTATGAGTTCGGCCAAGACAAAGCCGATCCGGCAGCGAATGCCAGTAGCCTGAAAACCACCGACTGGAAAATCCAGATTGATGGTGAAGTGGCCAAACCGCTGACGCTGGATATGGATGATATTTTTAAGCGTTTCCCGATGGAACAGCGTATTTATCGGATGCGTTGCGTCGAAGCCTGGTCGATGGTGATCCCGTGGGTAGGGTTTGAGTTGGGTAAACTACTGACACTCGCACAACCCACCAGCAACGCGCGGTTTGTCGCTTTTCAAACCCTGTATGCTCCCGACCAAATGCCCGGCCAGCAGGATCGTTTTATCGGCGGCGGCCTTCACTATCCCTACGTCGAAGGGTTACGCCTGGATGAGGCGATGAACCCGCTAACCTTATTGAGTACCGGCGTGTACGGTAAAGGGTTACCGCCACAAAATGGTGCGCCAATCCGCCTGACGGTGCCGTGGAAGTATGGCTTCAAAGGCATTAAATCGATTGTAAAAATTACGCTCACCCATAATCAACCTCCCACCACCTGGAATCAATCTGCGCCGAATGAGTATGGATTTTTCGCCAACGTGAATCCACATGTCGATCATCCGCGCTGGTCACAGGCGACGGAACGATTTATTGGCCCCAGCGGTATTTTAGACGTTAAACGCCAGCCAACCTTACTCTTCAATGGTTATGCCGAACAGGTTGCGTCGCTCTATCACGGGCTTGATTTACGGGAGAATTATTGA
- the acuI gene encoding acrylyl-CoA reductase (NADPH), producing MQALVLEQHEGKTQAAVKALDSAALPAGNVTVDVSWSGINYKDALAITGKGKIIRQFPMVPGIDFAGTIHHSEDPRFHVGQSVLLTGWGVGESHWGGLAQQARVNGDWLVPMPEGLDARKAMIIGTAGLTAMLCVMALEDGGLTPASGEVLVTGASGGVGSTAVTLLSALGYRVAAVSGRESTHSLLKQLGATTLLSRDEFTQETRPLEKQQWAGAIDTVGDKVLASVLARINYSGVVAACGLAGGFALPTTVMPFILRNVRLQGVDSVSVTTARRIEAWKRLVKTLPASFYQQVTREVPLTGAIEAAQKLLRNENTGRTLVKIA from the coding sequence ATGCAGGCATTGGTGCTTGAACAACACGAGGGCAAAACACAGGCAGCCGTCAAGGCTCTTGATAGCGCGGCCTTACCGGCAGGAAATGTTACCGTAGATGTAAGCTGGTCTGGCATCAACTATAAGGATGCATTAGCCATTACGGGCAAAGGTAAAATTATTCGCCAGTTCCCGATGGTGCCGGGTATCGATTTTGCCGGAACCATACACCACAGCGAAGATCCGCGCTTTCATGTCGGACAATCGGTTCTTTTAACCGGCTGGGGCGTGGGGGAAAGCCACTGGGGCGGCTTAGCGCAACAGGCTCGCGTCAATGGTGACTGGCTGGTGCCGATGCCGGAAGGGTTGGATGCCCGTAAAGCAATGATTATCGGCACTGCCGGTCTGACCGCGATGCTTTGTGTCATGGCGCTGGAAGACGGCGGCCTCACGCCCGCTAGCGGCGAGGTGCTGGTTACCGGTGCCAGCGGCGGCGTAGGAAGCACCGCCGTAACGTTGCTCTCGGCGCTCGGCTACCGTGTGGCGGCCGTGAGCGGGCGCGAAAGCACCCATAGCTTGCTGAAACAGTTGGGCGCAACCACCCTTCTTTCTCGTGATGAATTTACCCAAGAAACACGCCCGTTAGAGAAACAGCAATGGGCCGGCGCGATTGATACCGTCGGCGACAAAGTATTGGCGAGCGTGTTGGCGCGCATAAACTATTCCGGCGTGGTCGCCGCGTGTGGTTTGGCGGGCGGCTTCGCGTTACCTACCACCGTAATGCCATTTATTTTACGCAATGTCCGCCTACAGGGTGTTGACTCAGTCAGCGTAACGACGGCGCGTCGTATCGAAGCCTGGAAGCGATTGGTGAAAACGCTGCCCGCGAGCTTTTATCAACAGGTCACACGTGAAGTTCCACTGACCGGCGCCATTGAAGCCGCGCAAAAGTTGCTACGTAATGAAAACACCGGTCGAACTTTAGTAAAAATAGCGTAA
- the csrD gene encoding RNase E specificity factor CsrD → MRLTTKLSAFIGLFSALAILLMLVGCAFSFFYLNREHVGQRVQTLATGIDQALIQQPLDQLTPWLTKVMPPLGIEKLDIVDQNSTLFTLSRHQNALIDDVPNRFRDYHVKLLHHPELSVHIVLLDPANTWFRSYIGASTVAVVLLVVLVMAVLMLLTHRWLYRQLRGMESLEARAEKVITGERASVGRGSIHEWPPKASSALDLLLGDLQAASEQRIRLDTLIRAFAAQDAKTGLNNRLFFDNQLATLMEDAENAGAHGVVMMIRLPDFDLLRERWGHPAVQDYLFALVNMLSTFVMRYPGALLARYFRSDFTVLLPHRTLKDAGSIAAQLINAVDSLPPTQMLDRQDMIHIGITPWRSGQSTQQVMENVELATRHATLQGGNSWSVGDGSENDNGRGSVKWRTLLENTLNRGGPRLYQKPAIMRDGAVHHREIMARIFDGEKELLAAEFTPLVQQLGLAEAWDRQMVSRIIALSHAWPQETLALPVMVDSLLQRSFLSWLRDMLLQCTKSQRKRFLFELAEADVCQHINRLSAVFRLLHGFGCRVAINQAGLTVVSTSYVMQPGVEMIKLHPGLVRNIDRRTENQLFVKSLLEVCKTTPARVFATGVRSKAEWLTLSELGIGGGQGDFLAASQPVNSNVKKYSQRVRV, encoded by the coding sequence ATGCGATTAACGACCAAACTTTCTGCGTTTATCGGTTTATTCAGCGCACTGGCAATACTCTTAATGCTAGTCGGTTGTGCGTTTAGTTTCTTTTACCTGAATCGTGAACATGTGGGGCAGCGCGTGCAGACGCTGGCCACGGGTATCGATCAGGCTTTAATTCAGCAGCCCCTTGATCAGTTAACTCCGTGGCTAACCAAAGTCATGCCGCCGCTTGGCATTGAGAAACTGGATATTGTTGACCAAAACAGCACCCTATTTACATTGTCGCGTCACCAGAATGCATTAATCGATGACGTACCCAATCGCTTTCGCGACTACCATGTTAAATTGCTACACCATCCGGAACTCAGCGTTCATATCGTATTGCTTGACCCGGCCAACACTTGGTTTCGCTCCTATATTGGCGCGTCGACGGTTGCCGTGGTGCTATTGGTGGTACTGGTCATGGCGGTTTTGATGCTATTGACTCACCGTTGGCTCTATCGACAACTGCGTGGAATGGAGAGCCTTGAGGCGCGTGCGGAAAAGGTTATTACCGGAGAGCGCGCCAGCGTTGGGCGAGGTTCAATTCATGAGTGGCCACCAAAAGCCAGTAGTGCGCTTGATTTGTTGCTGGGGGATTTACAAGCCGCCAGTGAGCAACGCATCCGTCTGGATACCTTAATCCGTGCTTTCGCAGCTCAGGATGCCAAAACCGGCTTGAATAACCGACTGTTCTTCGATAACCAGTTAGCCACCCTGATGGAGGACGCGGAAAATGCCGGGGCGCACGGTGTGGTGATGATGATCCGCCTGCCCGATTTTGATCTGTTACGTGAACGCTGGGGGCATCCTGCGGTGCAGGATTATTTGTTCGCCTTAGTTAATATGCTCTCGACATTTGTGATGCGTTATCCCGGCGCGTTATTGGCACGCTACTTCCGTAGCGACTTCACCGTGTTACTACCCCATCGCACCTTAAAGGATGCGGGCAGCATTGCCGCGCAATTGATTAACGCCGTTGATTCGCTGCCGCCTACGCAAATGTTAGATCGTCAGGATATGATTCATATTGGTATTACTCCCTGGCGTAGCGGGCAGAGTACGCAGCAGGTGATGGAAAATGTAGAGTTAGCCACACGCCATGCAACGTTGCAGGGCGGAAATAGTTGGTCGGTTGGCGATGGCAGTGAAAATGATAATGGGCGCGGTAGCGTAAAATGGCGCACACTGCTGGAAAATACCCTGAATCGCGGCGGGCCAAGGCTATACCAGAAACCCGCAATCATGCGAGATGGCGCGGTCCACCATCGTGAAATCATGGCGCGTATCTTTGATGGCGAAAAAGAGCTGTTAGCCGCCGAGTTTACGCCATTGGTTCAACAACTGGGTCTGGCCGAAGCTTGGGACCGGCAGATGGTTTCGCGAATTATCGCCTTATCACACGCCTGGCCGCAGGAAACGCTAGCCCTGCCGGTGATGGTTGACTCATTATTACAGCGCTCTTTCTTGAGCTGGCTACGCGATATGTTGCTGCAATGCACTAAATCGCAAAGAAAACGCTTTTTATTTGAACTTGCTGAAGCAGATGTGTGTCAACACATCAATCGTTTGTCAGCGGTGTTTCGTTTGCTGCATGGCTTTGGTTGTCGCGTGGCGATAAATCAGGCTGGGCTCACGGTGGTGAGTACCAGCTACGTTATGCAGCCTGGCGTCGAGATGATTAAGTTGCATCCCGGATTGGTGCGTAATATTGATCGCCGTACCGAGAACCAACTGTTTGTAAAAAGTTTGCTTGAGGTGTGTAAAACCACGCCCGCCCGGGTGTTCGCCACTGGCGTGCGCAGCAAAGCCGAGTGGTTGACGTTGTCGGAGTTGGGGATTGGCGGCGGTCAGGGTGACTTTTTAGCGGCCTCACAACCCGTTAACAGCAATGTGAAAAAATATTCGCAAAGAGTGCGCGTTTAA
- the mreB gene encoding rod shape-determining protein MreB, whose protein sequence is MFKKFRGMFSNDLSIDLGTANTLIYVKGQGIVLNEPSVVAIRQDRAGSPKSVAAVGHDAKQMLGRTPGNIAAIRPMKDGVIADFFVTEKMLQHFIKQVHSNSFMRPSPRVLVCVPVGATQVERRAIRESAQGAGAREVFLIEEPMAAAIGAGLPVSEATGSMVVDIGGGTTEVAVISLNGVVYSSSVRIGGDRFDEAIINYVRRNYGSLIGEATAERIKHEIGSAYPGDEVREIEVRGRNLAEGVPRGFTLNSNEILEALQEPLTGIVSAVMVALEQCPPELASDISERGMVLTGGGALLRNLDRLLMEETGIPVVVAEDPLTCVARGGGKALEMIDMHGGDLFSEE, encoded by the coding sequence ATGTTTAAAAAATTTCGTGGCATGTTTTCCAACGACTTGTCCATTGATCTGGGTACCGCGAATACCCTGATTTATGTGAAGGGACAGGGCATTGTACTGAATGAGCCCTCTGTCGTGGCTATCCGCCAGGATCGTGCCGGTTCCCCTAAAAGCGTAGCGGCTGTCGGTCATGACGCTAAGCAGATGCTTGGCCGTACGCCGGGTAATATTGCCGCTATTCGCCCGATGAAAGATGGCGTGATTGCCGATTTTTTTGTGACCGAGAAAATGCTGCAGCATTTTATCAAGCAGGTTCACAGCAACAGTTTTATGCGCCCCAGTCCGCGTGTGCTGGTGTGCGTGCCCGTGGGCGCCACGCAGGTTGAGCGCCGCGCGATTCGTGAATCGGCGCAAGGCGCTGGCGCACGTGAAGTGTTCTTAATTGAAGAGCCGATGGCCGCTGCGATTGGCGCAGGGCTGCCGGTTTCTGAAGCGACCGGTTCCATGGTGGTAGATATTGGCGGCGGCACTACCGAAGTCGCGGTTATCTCGCTCAACGGCGTGGTTTACTCCTCGTCTGTCCGTATTGGCGGCGATCGTTTTGATGAAGCTATTATTAACTATGTGCGCCGTAACTATGGTTCGTTGATTGGTGAAGCCACCGCTGAACGTATTAAACATGAGATCGGTTCCGCTTATCCGGGCGATGAAGTTCGCGAAATTGAAGTTCGCGGTCGTAATCTGGCGGAAGGTGTACCGCGCGGTTTCACTCTTAATTCTAACGAAATCCTTGAAGCGTTGCAGGAGCCGTTGACCGGTATCGTGAGCGCGGTAATGGTGGCGCTGGAACAGTGCCCGCCAGAGTTGGCGTCGGACATTTCGGAACGCGGTATGGTGCTTACCGGTGGGGGAGCGTTGTTACGCAACCTGGATCGTTTGCTGATGGAAGAGACCGGGATTCCGGTTGTGGTGGCAGAAGATCCGCTAACCTGCGTTGCGCGCGGGGGCGGTAAAGCGTTGGAAATGATCGACATGCACGGCGGCGATTTGTTCAGCGAAGAATAA